The sequence below is a genomic window from Bactrocera neohumeralis isolate Rockhampton chromosome 4, APGP_CSIRO_Bneo_wtdbg2-racon-allhic-juicebox.fasta_v2, whole genome shotgun sequence.
atcacatagaGCCAAttctggtgaatatggtggttgtTCGTTaatattcattgcgtttttggctttaaattcggttacAATCGTGACTcaatgcgacggtgcattatcatcgtgtataatccatgaattgtttttccacaattccggccatttTCGACGAATGTTCTCATCAAAACACGCACAAAAAAACAATTGGCATTTGTGGTTtcggcttgtttttttttctcccttccgatgattgttgacttgcgTGCAAGTCAAGCTCAAAAATCCATGTCTCATAGGCAGTTAAAACGCTCTTCATGAATGTGGTATCGGATTTCACACGATTaggcatgtccaaagagacctgtttacggccTTCTTTTTAAAAGAATTCAGCTGCATCGGCACGAGTCATgcaagaacacgtttcatacccaTAATATCAACCAAAATCATTCCAACGGACTCGCGATAGCTGTTGAGCTCtattgccatctctctaatactttaatgacgattttcaagcatcacatcctacgaaatttggttaaaaatacaaaatttgagacaaattctttgttcgatatttttatccattgtaaaaatcgcaacgcactactgaagTGTGCTGACTTAAGcaactgctgtaaacaaacaattGGAGAAATGTTTACTACCGTTCGGAACTCGATGTATAACTTTAAATACCAGTGTATATTTCTTCTACAAAAAGGGCTTCttcataaaaatacaacaacggATTTAAGTTCACTTTGAACttgtataaacatttaaaacGAACAACAAATTGGAGGAGTACTCATGTAAACAACAAGAGAAAATAAGTAGAAAGGCAAGTGTCAACCTTATGACATCTTAAAGCTTTTTCTTAtctttacataatttaaaagTAACCTGGAACTAGTGAACGCACATGTTACAGTTTCAAATAAAActctcacaaaaaaaatttaactttgtaAATAAACAACATTTAAACATAACTTACCCTGTTTTAGTCTTCACAGTTGCTATGGCGTTCTTCATGAGCTGCTCTATATTGGTATTATCTCCTTTAAGCTTAATTTCATCGCATAAGGCTTGCACGAATGGGCTGCCGGAGTCGGTGCGATATGACACATAACCTTAAAGAAAATCGGATATGAGCATACATTGCttatcattttaatttataattttgttaccTTCAAAAGTACTGtaacatttcaatatttcagTTGGCGGTCCGCGTGTCGTATAAGCATCTGTTTTATATTCACCCGGTACCAGGTCACCTTTACAGGCTTGTATAATGAATATTTTCGGTTTGTCCTTCAACGTTGGTATATCTAGTATTGGATAAAGTATGACTTCGTTCAAATTGTAGACGCCATCGGTGGCCGCAATCGAATCATTTGCACTACCATGGCTAAGTATAACAATTACCAGGCaagaataatttttgaaattctttgtTGTTACtagaaatatgtaaagaaataaaaaagttagtgatatgtatgtatgtacaaagatatttttaatattgccatattttatatgaatttttttgatgTCAGCCAAGTGGAGAGTTATACAGAATATAGTGGTTCTCATAGGGATTTACAGTTAATACTTAGTGTATAGTCTAGCGGCAGTTAAGGTTATGCGTCGCGCCCATACTAAGTAGATAAGCAATAACTAGACTTTCTCGGTAAAAATTATCTGGGTCCGTCATATAGGAACATAAGGAAATGAAAAGGCGGACGAGCTGGTGTTGGGCTCTTGGCGAACACCTCAGTTCGTGTAACAGCAACTAAAATATGCCGTTTCCCTTTGGGGTAGTGAATGGTGGACTGTTCCAAAAGCTTATATGTTTAAGTAAGTATACACTAAGTAACATTGTAGGAGTTATCACAGGACAAACACATCTAAGATCCTACCTTCATAAACTGGGTAAAGTGGAGTCGGCAAAATGAAGAGAGTGATGGGATTAATGGCCAGCCTTCCTGACTGACTTTCGACTTTGATCAAAAAAGAGGTATTCTATCAAATCCACTCAGCTACTGGTGCCGCGGGAATATTACCTTTGTGAATGCCCAGCTTTTAGTCGGTTGTGATAGGAGTGACTTTCGACTTTGGTCATCCGGGTGGCAAAAAAAGAGGTATTCTATCAAACCCACTGAGCAACTGGACCGGTTTGGGGGGCAATGGGCCTAAGATTGGCTTAAGTTTGGACGCTTGTGTGGTAACAGCTAGTATTAGTCAGGAGACagcaaaatatttagaaaatattcgaGAAGAAATTTAGGTATTCTGACTGTAATATATCTAGTACTGAGACGCGGAATATATCTACAAAGGATAATGAGTTAAGAAGAAAATTGGGCCTTCATAGTCAATGTgaggaaaaaattttactccCACTCTCTCACAATTTTGGAATCAACACTGTCGTTCTGAGGATAAAATCTTTTCAAGATTTCAAAAAGAGAACATAGAAATAGATGGGAATAGGTACGTCATTCGTCAAAGAATTGTCCTAGTCCCTCAAGCCATTCAATTTGTTTGCAGCTTCCGACAATTATTTGGTCTTATTGCGGCCTGATCAATTTGGATATGGATCGCTTCGAAACTAATTAGAGGACGCTGCAATTTAGAACTTCAGTGGACCTATAGGCATAAGTTTTCCCAATGTGGTCGTTTGGCTTCTGATTTCGTTACAGATCTTTTGAGAGATATCGGCAAAGAATTTAAATGTTCTCCGAATAGAGGATGGTAACCGAATAGAGGATAGCTACAATCTACAGCTGTAATGTAATGTATTTGTCCAATGggttaatcaaaaaatttcgaattatttttgttaatgttaAGAAATTACTCACATTTCCTAATAGTATCCTTGATATTGTTGACTGTAGGATTCTTTTTAGTGTCCACATTCAATTTGTACTTCAGCAATGTTTCCTTTATGAGCTTCGCATCATAATCGCTGCCATCACGCTTGTCAAATCGCGTCTTGTCCGCAAAGTCCACGGTATTGAAAATCACAGCGTAACCTGGCTTTAGATTAGACTTGACTTGGACTGCACTGGCACTTAGTGACTTTTGCGGCAGCGACAACGTTTGCGTCGAGGGCTTGATCGCTGGCGTAAAGCTGCTGCTTTGCGATAAAGGCTTTGTTGTTAGCGGTTTTGTGCTGGTCAAAATTGGTGAGAGATACATAGAACTGGTGGTGGTTGTGGGTTTGGTGTAACTAATCGCGTCACGTGGCCTATACGCGCTATTGCCATAAGGCGACACATAATTtggcgttattgttgttgctgatttaGTATTAGAAAATGCTggagttattgttgttgctggtgtatTGGTATTAAAAAATGCGGCTCTTTTGCTTGCAATACTGGTGTCACTCGAGCTCGTACCTATTTTCGAGATGGCCAACTTACTGCCGCTGCCACTTTGACTGCGACTGTAACTATTTACAAGTGGAGagacgcttgttgttgttgtactgcgACTATAACTATTTACAAGTGGAGagacgcttgttgttgttgttgtgctgcgaATGGGTTTCATCAATGATGAGCCAGTCGGCGGCGTTGAGCTGGGAAGCGCTGGCAGCGCCCTAAGCATTGACTGCGGGGCATAGTTGTCGACATGAACGtttaacgttgttgttgttggcttacTGCTGGTGAAATCTCTCCACGACGCACCCGACCCCATTTTTGTACCAGTCGACTGTTggaatttcattttttgctGTTGTAGAAAGGAAGTCTGTGTGCCGCCATTTGTTTGCGTAACTGTAGTCTCCTGTTTGGTCCATGATGTAGGATTGGTGAAATTCGGAAAGGGACCAGACGTCATTAACAGCTCAGCCAATTCCTCTTTAGTGGGTGTACGACGTATTGAGATCTCAGTGACGCGAGCAGTCTTTTGATTCGTCACCGTTTGCCTGACGGTTTGATGAgtcattttgttattttcattgtCGAAAATCGTTGCACTTTTTTCGGTCGTATTCGTTGTCTCCGAATGCGCAGTGGCAGTGCGCACTTTCATGCGTGGATCCTGTAGCACCAGGGCGTTGTTTTTAGCTTCTTTGGAATCATTTGGTTCCTTCTTTGCActctttttaaacattttgcacAGCTGTTTCAAAGAAATGTCTACAACTCACTAACTAACAATTTGTGCACAACAAAAGGGTGCTAGAAGATAAGAAAAGATAAGAGCGTGTGTTATCTACAGGCAAATGCGAGGCATATTCGTTCTATTGATACGCTACATTTCGATCACAATGCAATAATACACccaattttttctgtttaccATTTACTTATCAGAAAAATAGCagtaataacaagaaaaaacgttggctTCGGTTCTCTTCCCTCcattcacaaatacaaattattctttaaaaagaaaacaaaacttattccgatcattcagtttgtatgagagctatttgctatagtggtccgatatcggcgcttccgataaatgagcaactttttggagagaaaagggcttgtgcaaaatttcagatctatatctcaaaaactgagggactagtttgtgtatatacaggcagacggTCAGACGAGTATGGCTAAAACGACTCAGCTCATTCTGCTGGGTCTCTGAAATTTCCCTTTGGTTGTTACGAACTTCGTGGCATACTGTATTATACCTAGTTCTGGGTTTAAAAACATATAACGAGCCTAACCTCACTCTCAGAATCAAGTGCTATATAGAAAGCTttctcatttgacgagatatcttcagaaaatttggcatgtattattattcaaggcaacggtgcaatctccgcagaaatatttgaaaacgagtcactatagcatatagctgccgatCAAAcgaaccgatcaaaatcaaattcttttaagaaatattttgtatttgtgaagggtattatagcttccaTGCAGACGAAGCTAgcgttttttgcttttatttcgttatcatttttATTACACGTAAAAATGAGGAGATAATCAATTTCtctataatttatttactaatacGTAGGTTGCCATTTATATTTCGGTATTTGGTAACACTAGTGTTCCAAACTGGCGATTCACAAGTTTatggtttgacatttttgatattatacatCAGAAAGTTTTGATATATAAGCGGTATTTGTTGTATTCACTTCGgccaaaaaattgatttaatcgCGAAGACTTCGCGACATTATTCTTCACATCGACGTTCGATgaacttaaggggttacatggacttacggttttcaaaaaatttaattttttattgtcctaATCAATTTTACAACAGTTCTAGAATGACCTAAACTTGaaccgagtaatagtttcggagatacagccttgagaacttgtgcgctcgaggctagctctGCTAAGTGCGCcgactttaaacgcgtttttctctgtgtttttgaagtcggttggcaagatttctcgagaattaCTTAACCGACCTTCtagaaattttacacagatccttaaaatacaattcttaaagacttggacgaaggattttttttcgattacaactatttaaataaaaaatctcgcgaaattttaatttttttgtaaaaatgtctgctaaaaatccaattttcagttttcttcctttcagaatttctttgtttatagCGCATGTTTTTAACAACAAAAGATTCTAataaaacatttcttttttgatatgagaaaaaaatgttgaaaaaagctattttttacctgaggaaacccatgtaacccctttaTTCAATTTTTGGCGATTAAGCACCATCAAGTACTATTGTTTATCGTTGTtgtggtgaattcaatcgatgTCGTAGATTGTAGATATTAAAAACCTACGACAGTGATGCTTCCAAACAATTTAATGCGTATGAACCTGAAAACTGTGTGGGCATTTCCAGATGAGCTGAGTTCAACAAAAGTTATTCGCTGGCGAAGCAATTCCAAGTAAATGGTTGTCTGCGTTGTTCAAGTAGCATGGTTGCAACatgtataagttttttttttttcaaaaaaccatAATACTGAGTGCTACACAACTGCAGAAGACAGACCACTCTCCGCTCTCCGACAATGCGAGCActgaaaaaactgcatttttaggcactcaaaatatgtatttgatgAGTAAACCAGTCTTGACTTGTCatcgaatgacttcttttttcCACGTACGTAagaaataaactaagaggtcaacgcTTTTCGCCAACCGTAGAGGCGGTTTTTGCGTTCAAAACGCATGTTCTGAAGATACCTCAATctgagtggcaaaagtgcttcgacaatcggttcaaacgcatgcaaaggTGTatcttaatggaaaatattctgaacaacaataaagcgattttggatgtttataattgtttttgttctgtagtccaaaatataaaaggcaaccctcGTAAACATAATCTTTCAATGGAAGTTTGCTAAAAATAATGGAGGCTTAAGCGTTAAAAACAAAACTGCTTATTGTGAACCCCCGAATGTTCAAATATAAAGGTAAATACGAGAATAcaccgtttcgttcgataaatTGCCTTTGTTTAGGTCCACTTTCATAGAAACCCTATTAGCAAAAAACTTGAACAATAAAACTTTTCTTGAGATGAATACACATCGATGTGTGTGGCTTGACGTTGTGCTGATGGAACACAATACCTTTCCTATAGGCTTAAGAGAAAATTGATAAACATTACTGGCCGTCAATCGTAACTTAGCCACGGCATGCGCCGACTCACCGTAATtagaccacgaccgttttcactTGACGTTATCGTAAATTATCGTTGCGTTTTCTCCTTCATCaaagaaaaactgtaaaatactTTCTCTTTGCTAGTGTCATcttcgtgcgactttttcaaactgctcttggagaaaataattcgagctgcagaactaaatagagaaggtactatcttctataagagtgtacaactgctggtgtacgccgatgacaacgatatcattggcctcaacaaccgcgccgttagttcagctttctccagaatggataaaggATGCGAAGCAagtgggtctggtagtgaacgaggtcaagacaaaatatctcctgtcataaaacaaacagtcgtcagtGTTGTGTAAAAACAGTCGTCATCTCTGTGTTTACAtgtaaaatatttcttgttttgaaaacaaatctTTCTGGCGTATATGACGATTTCAACTCTCATTCCAGGTAGCAGACtcattgtttaaatgagttcagTCCATCTCTGTTGTGACACCACACTTACATTAATTTTAACGTCCCCGTTCTAATATTCGTACTCAAAGCCAGGCAGTTTAGATCAtcatacttttaaaatttttcgcaaaacatAAAACAACGGATAACAAATTTTGCGCGAGTGTAAGTGCATACTGAGTCATCAGTGGTTTGTATTCCCAATAAATTGGGTTGTTAATTAATCACTAATtctttatcataaaaaaaaaatattttatttaccctTAACAagtaacttttaaaaataatagggGATGTTCGAGCAAGTAAATAAGTGCGACAATATTGCAACCCTGATTTCAACTGATCATTCCTGTATATCTAACAGTCACgttttaccattaaaaaaattattttatttactcttaacaagtaacttttaaaaataataaacttactttAAACTAATTCTTAATTATGGctgttgaagtttttgtttctgtagctgagcagcttaagatcgcaacgcttaaaaacTCTCTCCGCTAATTTCGCTCGTTTGCGGATTGCGCGCCTCGCGTCGGTTGTGCGGAGGAGGGTGATCGTTGggtactattattattattattaccgcCTAAATAAAccttacaaaattttgaaaaaatgataAGAAGAGGACTGTCTCTCGTGAGCGTGAGTAAGAGAAGTTGCCGCTAAAGAGTATCAAAACCAGAcgcttttatttgcttttttaattgtTCCGCAATTAATTATGATAATTTCTCCCGCATTCATCGAAGCCGCGCAAACTCCAATTGGTTAACTGTTATCTAATACTTACATATTAACGCacataagattttttttttataataattgttaattttatttatcttaGAGTAAATCACTGTCTTGActacttgtttttgtaaattgccGCGCGTGTTAACAATATACTGACTGCGCTTATGACTATAAAAAAGATTCTAAAGTCGTTAGCACTTCTGTGTACGTATTAAACTAAGCTTAGTCACCGATCAGCTCAGCATTTACAGCAGTAAAGCTCTGCTTTGTTTACGTGAGTACACTCAATTCTAAGAAAGACTTCGGGTTGCTACTTGTGGAGTTATTAGGGTGTCGTGTTAATATTGGAACATAATATTATAACAGTATAACTGAAAGTTGCATAACGAGTTCATGAGGTCGCGACTATCTGAAGCTCCAAAGCACTGAAAGAAGTTTTATGAAAACcaacacatgcacatatgtacatattcaacAAATAAAGAACACTAAAAgcgtaaataaacatttatcgTAGCACTGTCACAGTAAGCACGGTTGCTTGTTGGTAGCAACTTTATTTACAAAACTTACAAACAGGTAGCCCTTACGTTGCAACCTTGCGCTAACTGTCAACTGACTCATGCGCAGTTGACTTCcgcttctttctttttttatagaaatgctGCTTAGCGcgcatttttgtaaatatagtGAACCTCCTCATAACCGGACACCTACCGTCACAGTGTTTTTTGTTCGAAATGCTTCTTTGTCcgtaattttgtaaaaactgTGAAATTTTTCATAACCGGACACCCAACGTCACAGTGGTTTTGTCCGGTTATGGGAGCTGTTCACGCATGGGGGGTTGTTGGGCGTGACAAAAACGTGAAAATGCATTCTTACAGTCAGAAAATTCAACTCAGAACTATCTTGCACTAATAAATGCGCGCCAATGTCATGCAGGAGTGAGTGAATGAAAATTATACAGTTACATAGTTACCGCGAACTGGACGCCTCTAGCTTAAGTGAAATTGCTTGCGATGATCATTTTGCATATTGTTCTTAGAAAAAACTGTGGCAGAATTCcataaattaataagaaaaaaaacaggAATTATAAATTGtatactttactttactttttttttcctttttttacagtctctacaaattttgttgtagttttttcagTTTATCAGAGATCATTTGAACGAAATATTACCCAAATAGTGTTCGAATCTGGTCATTGGAACGTTTTCATATCCGGTTATAGGATTtgattttgtatgaaaacattgtgttcatgaaatttgtccGGTTATGGGAGGTGTCCGGCTATAAAGATTGTTCTTATAGAGGGATTTCATAGTACATGTATTTTATTACATGTCTCAagtttgttaaattaataaattttttttaaataaattttgagtttttatatttaaatatagtcTTTCGATAGGCTTACAAAATGAACATTAATAAGTACAGAAATCAACTGCATACCACTTGACACGACTCAAGCGTGATCTATAAAAACacagctattgaaaaaaataaattaacttgaaTCACCCATTATTTAGGTATCCGCCCCTACAATTACTTCCCCCACATACACGCAATATACTGAATTTCGATCAGATTTATAGATGAAAGctgacatatatacatagtactaGCTTAGCTGACTCTTAGCGTGGTCAACCCATTTTTAGTTCAATGAACTTTAGCGAGATTAAGCTTTTAGTGATGTTAAGGGCCctattgtttacatttatcaACAAAGCAGTGAGAGGTCAATGActtcttcattaaaatttagTGAAGTCAACAACCTTCTAAGGTCAATTACCTTTGGTAAAATCAATGGCCCTTATTGTTGTCGTTTAGCGCAGTCAACAACCCATTCTTGGTAATTGACTCTTTTGTAACCATTTAGCAAGGTCAAAAACGTTTTCTGGTCAATGACCTTTGGAGCGATCATTGTATAGtctttttaattgttaaaagtGAGAAAAATCGAATGTGCAGGAATGTGAATTGAAGTCCAGACATATGCGGCGGAAAGGTTCGTTTAGTATAGAATTTGATCTAAAAGACTTTTACAGTCAGGATGCCTCGAAAAACGAGCCGGGATAGTAAATTGAACTTCCGGCAAAAGATAACGACAAAAAATTGTTCCATTCAGCATTTTCAAAAGCAATATAATGTCAAGCATTTACTTGCGACTTGTAAGTATGGTGTGTTTTCAACGACTAGTGTATGGAGGAAGATGTAAGCTAGAATACCATcgaaaattccataaaaaaacgaaaagttaaaattgttttagaaCAAAATCTAACTTGTCATTCATTCGGACAATAACTAGGGTTCCATACTATAGAGCCATATCCCAATAGAGGCCTAACCAAAGTTGTGAAAAGAGTTTTTGTAACTTACCGAAGCCAAAATTTTAACTCAATAGGATTATCTACCACTTTAATCCAACCAAAGCTTCGAGTTCATTTGTTGTAATTCTTTGCTTTCTCAACTCGGCGCTTTTGTTTTATGCTAATAAACGCGCCAAAAGCCATAAGAAAGCTATAACggaaaaaattaatgtatttataGCCATAATTTTGTCATAAATTATTTTGCGCACAACGAAACACCAAACTCAAAATGAAAATTACGCACTAATActtgtaaagggtgatccatttcgaggttacctacttttttcaaaaaaaaaaaacacagaagcttcaaaattaatggggaatgtttattatcattcgaaagaacattctttggcatatgtattttttgaagattatctctttcaaatgttggccgcggctacgtctcagatggtccattcattgagtccaattttcgatgactcgttcgagcatttcgactggtaactggcgaatgacacgcgtaatgttttgctcaAAGGCCGGAATAGAAGCGGGGTCCTCCacataattttttgactttacatatacccagaggaaaaagtctaagtttgatatcacacgatcttagtggccaatcgatcAGATCAAAACTTGAAATTACCTGCTCAGTGAAGTGTttcctcaataaatccattgatgtGTGTAAAggggcgtcgtcttgttgaaaccaaatgtcgccgagatcgaGAGTttaaatttcaggcatcaaattgtCGGTAATCGCGATAACGTCCCCATTGAAGGTTACTATTTCAaaggcaacatttttgaagaaatatgcaccgatgattccaccgttcacaaaccacaccaaaccgttattttttctggatcaaatggcaaatcttgaatctcttcaggttgctcttcgtcgcaaatgcaacaattttggtggtttacatacccattgagccaggaatgggtctcatcgctgaataaaaatAGACTCGAAaaagtcggatcttcttggaacttttctaTAGAGCAAAACGATGTCGCTTTGGAACGTCGAGCAGTTTCAGTTCTTGTAAAAGCTGTATtgtgtacgctttcaatttaagatttcgacgaaaaatgcgccaaatcgttccatacgtcagtccgagttgccgcgaacggcgccgaatcgactctccacggtcttcgtgtacactctcagctacggctgctatatttttataccctgaacagggtatattaagtctgtcacgatgtttgtaacacccagaaagaagcgtcggagaccctataaagtatatatataaatgatcagtatgttgagctgagtcgatttaaccatttccgtctgtctgtctgtccgtccgtccgtatacgtatatatacgaactagtccctcagtttttaagatatccttttgaaattttgcaaacggcaTTTTctattcaagaagctgctcatttgtctgaacggctgatatcggaccactataacatatagctgccatataaactgaacgatcggagtcaagttcttgtatggaaaactttcacatttgacaagatacattcacgaaattcggtatagattattttccaaagcaacaatgtaatccccgaagaaattgttcagatcggttaactatagcatataccatacaaactgaacgatcggaatcaagttcttgtatggaaaactttcacattaaggcaacaatgtaatctccgaaaaaattgttcagatcggattactatagcatatagcttccatataaactgaacacatagttactaaaagaaatgcacctgtgaagggtatactaGCTGCAGCCGAAgctaatgttttttcttgtttttattatgtgctggacgtggtccgTCCGGTCGaattttatccaataatgaatactgggtctcaagatgggtgatgtcagtaggtcgattatgttgaccataagttgagcgaagcgtgaGAAATACCATTCCTTACAGAACAtgcattttcgtaataaagttgaacgatttgtaaactgTATTCAgtcgtaagtctttccatgatgaaatgccaagcaatactgaacaaaaatgacatgacAGCTAGACACGGCTCACGCGTGATctctcaaaaaaaggctatagaaaaaatacctctacttgGTTCACCCATTATATTGGATACCTTAACTTTGTAGGCATTTTACTCTTTGGAATTTGGAAAAAGTTAATGCTTCCACTACACTTCAATTAAATGTGAATACGCCGAGCCGAGGACACTACTTTTTTCGTCCTTGAGGCAAAATAATGaccaataaaaaccaaatatttgtatgtaaatattttggtgAATGATCAACGGAATGTGAAATAACTAATTAGCACGTACTTAATAGCCCTGACCGAAGTATTCATAAATATGTGCGCATGAGCAATCACCCACTGCCGCCTTACTTTGGATAATTACATAACTTTGTGCAATGCATTGACCGAAGCCGGACCACCGTAGTACGCGTGCAGGCAGCGGCAGACGCCCAGCAAGAGCAAGGGAGTGCATACAGCGACGTAATGTGACCATAAGTGCTGGCGATTTTGGCAGTTCGTAGGCTTTACAGCCGGGAAGCCCAAAAAGGTGTCGACACGAAAGTGATTGGGCGGGCGTACGAGTGCTACCGTGTACAGTGAGCGCCGCGCCGACGCCAAAGCAGCGACTAAAGTCAATACTTAGCTGCGAAAAATTGCGAATAAAGTGTAAGTCAAATAAGTTTTGTAATTGAAGTACTTCGATTAC
It includes:
- the LOC126755188 gene encoding uncharacterized protein LOC126755188, which codes for MFKKSAKKEPNDSKEAKNNALVLQDPRMKVRTATAHSETTNTTEKSATIFDNENNKMTHQTVRQTVTNQKTARVTEISIRRTPTKEELAELLMTSGPFPNFTNPTSWTKQETTVTQTNGGTQTSFLQQQKMKFQQSTGTKMGSGASWRDFTSSKPTTTTLNVHVDNYAPQSMLRALPALPSSTPPTGSSLMKPIRSTTTTTSVSPLVNSYSRSTTTTSVSPLVNSYSRSQSGSGSKLAISKIGTSSSDTSIASKRAAFFNTNTPATTITPAFSNTKSATTITPNYVSPYGNSAYRPRDAISYTKPTTTTSSMYLSPILTSTKPLTTKPLSQSSSFTPAIKPSTQTLSLPQKSLSASAVQVKSNLKPGYAVIFNTVDFADKTRFDKRDGSDYDAKLIKETLLKYKLNVDTKKNPTVNNIKDTIRKLTTKNFKNYSCLVIVILSHGSANDSIAATDGVYNLNEVILYPILDIPTLKDKPKIFIIQACKGDLVPGEYKTDAYTTRGPPTEILKCYSTFEGYVSYRTDSGSPFVQALCDEIKLKGDNTNIEQLMKNAIATVKTKTGSKQVPSMTTTLTKPFVFGDYV